From a single Marinobacter sp. THAF197a genomic region:
- a CDS encoding glucokinase: MTDKLYSLVGDIGGTNARFALVAQGDVRPREIEVLACRDYENLDCAVVDYLQRVGVEEVGQACLAVASPVRGTQVRMTNNHWRFDTEEIRRQFSWSAFKVINDFTAMALGVPHVPEANLVHVCGGPGDPSRPRLVMGPGTGLGVSGLVPINNGWVPLMTEGGHVDYAPTDDLEMDVLRILRARFGRVSVERILCGQGLLNLYQAHAEIRGVPAALDSPERITAAAVANEDALARESLRHFCEILGRVAGNGVLTLGSLGGVYLCGGILPRILEFFLESPFRNGFEDKGRMRPLLESTPVYVVTEPYTGLLGAAEALSNPEV; the protein is encoded by the coding sequence ATGACAGACAAGCTGTATTCACTGGTCGGTGATATTGGGGGTACCAACGCGCGCTTTGCTCTGGTGGCGCAGGGCGACGTGCGGCCCCGGGAAATCGAGGTGCTTGCCTGCCGTGACTACGAAAACCTGGACTGTGCCGTGGTGGATTACCTTCAGCGCGTCGGGGTCGAGGAAGTTGGTCAGGCGTGCCTGGCGGTTGCATCCCCGGTCCGTGGTACTCAGGTTCGAATGACCAACAACCACTGGCGCTTCGATACCGAAGAGATTCGCCGGCAGTTTTCCTGGTCGGCGTTCAAGGTCATCAACGACTTTACCGCCATGGCCCTGGGCGTGCCCCATGTGCCGGAAGCCAATCTCGTACACGTTTGTGGTGGCCCGGGAGACCCCAGCCGGCCCCGATTGGTGATGGGGCCGGGCACGGGTTTGGGCGTGTCGGGGCTGGTGCCCATCAACAATGGCTGGGTGCCCTTGATGACCGAAGGCGGACACGTGGACTACGCACCGACGGATGACCTGGAAATGGACGTGTTGCGGATTCTCCGGGCACGGTTCGGCCGGGTGTCGGTGGAGCGTATTCTGTGCGGTCAGGGTTTGCTGAATCTGTATCAGGCCCATGCGGAAATCCGGGGTGTACCCGCAGCTCTGGATTCCCCGGAGAGAATCACCGCGGCAGCCGTGGCCAACGAAGATGCTCTGGCCAGGGAAAGCCTTCGTCATTTCTGTGAAATTCTTGGCCGGGTGGCTGGCAATGGTGTGCTGACGCTGGGTAGTCTGGGCGGTGTTTACCTATGCGGGGGCATTCTCCCACGTATCCTCGAGTTCTTTCTGGAAAGCCCATTCCGGAACGGGTTCGAGGACAAGGGCAGAATGCGACCCCTTCTGGAATCCACGCCCGTTTACGTGGTTACGGAGCCTTATACCGGACTGCTTGGCGCCGCCGAGGCCCTGTCGAATCCGGAGGTTTAA
- a CDS encoding uracil-DNA glycosylase family protein, protein MPGNLDHLSFPELVARVRACTLCAEVLPEGPRPVVQLSESARILVVGQAPGRKVHQTGLPFNDPSGDRLRGWMGIDRDTFYNEKELAILPMGFCYPGTGKSGDLPPRPECADTWREALLARLPNIELTLLIGQYAQAWHLPDGSKKVTANVEQWRHYWPQQLPMPHPSPRNNLWLRRNPWFEKDVIPALQGRVRRLLATA, encoded by the coding sequence ATGCCAGGCAATCTGGACCATCTTTCCTTTCCCGAACTGGTTGCCCGTGTGCGTGCCTGCACGCTATGTGCCGAGGTACTGCCGGAGGGGCCGCGCCCTGTGGTGCAATTAAGTGAATCGGCTCGCATCCTGGTGGTCGGCCAGGCCCCCGGGCGCAAGGTTCACCAAACGGGCCTGCCTTTCAATGATCCCAGTGGTGATCGGCTCCGGGGCTGGATGGGCATCGACCGGGACACCTTCTATAACGAGAAGGAGCTGGCCATTCTTCCGATGGGGTTCTGCTACCCGGGCACCGGCAAATCCGGTGACCTGCCTCCGCGCCCGGAGTGCGCGGATACCTGGCGGGAGGCCCTTCTGGCTCGTCTTCCCAACATCGAATTGACCCTGTTGATCGGTCAGTACGCCCAGGCCTGGCATCTGCCCGACGGCAGCAAAAAGGTGACCGCTAATGTGGAACAGTGGCGTCATTACTGGCCTCAGCAGCTACCCATGCCGCACCCCAGTCCCCGCAACAATCTTTGGCTGCGCCGTAACCCCTGGTTTGAAAAGGACGTGATTCCGGCGCTTCAGGGACGTGTCAGAAGGTTGCTTGCGACTGCCTGA
- a CDS encoding aldo/keto reductase, whose product MQTAGPEYLKQTPLVVGLMRLLEHRELHSPGALADWITQCLDDGLEVFDHADIYGDGECERLFGRALRATPHLKHKVKLISKAGIVLKHQDTSPWRSKHYRAEAGYISAAIDASLQRLQVDQLHTFLIHRPDPLLEAPALARVLEQAVESGKVGHIGVSNFLPEQWRWLQQNTHLPLVCNQSELSLGHPQPLFDGGLEAMLSDRLRWLAWSPLAGGKLPERIPEQLLTNAQWETGLCETGLAIAWIRQLPGAPIPVIGSLRSDRLQAASRGAQADLPRGLWYALLEAVQGNPVP is encoded by the coding sequence ATGCAAACAGCCGGGCCCGAATATCTCAAACAAACGCCTCTGGTTGTCGGATTGATGCGCCTTCTGGAACATCGGGAGCTGCACTCCCCTGGGGCTCTGGCCGACTGGATTACACAGTGCCTGGACGATGGCCTTGAGGTGTTTGACCATGCCGATATCTACGGTGACGGTGAATGCGAACGCCTGTTTGGCCGGGCCCTGCGGGCAACTCCCCACCTGAAGCACAAGGTAAAACTCATCAGCAAGGCCGGTATCGTGCTGAAACATCAGGACACAAGCCCCTGGCGGAGCAAGCACTACCGGGCGGAGGCAGGTTATATCAGCGCCGCCATTGACGCGTCGCTTCAACGATTGCAGGTAGACCAGCTACACACCTTCCTGATCCATCGGCCCGACCCGTTGCTGGAAGCGCCGGCCCTGGCCAGGGTGCTTGAGCAAGCCGTCGAGTCCGGCAAGGTCGGGCATATCGGTGTGTCCAACTTTTTGCCGGAGCAATGGCGATGGTTACAACAGAACACCCATCTCCCGCTGGTCTGCAACCAGTCCGAACTGTCTCTTGGCCACCCGCAACCACTCTTCGATGGTGGCCTGGAAGCCATGCTGTCTGACAGGCTACGCTGGCTTGCCTGGTCACCGCTGGCCGGCGGCAAGTTGCCGGAACGCATTCCAGAGCAACTGCTTACCAACGCTCAATGGGAAACCGGTCTCTGTGAGACGGGGCTGGCCATCGCATGGATTCGGCAACTGCCCGGCGCACCGATTCCGGTGATTGGCTCGCTCCGTTCAGATCGGCTTCAAGCCGCTTCGCGGGGCGCCCAGGCTGATCTGCCCCGGGGGCTCTGGTATGCCTTGCTCGAAGCGGTGCAGGGAAACCCGGTCCCCTGA
- a CDS encoding alpha-amylase: MVHITSPLKRPLLLSAFLGLAGCATTVDGPAQAIPGPPALNDSNVFCEASRTELVIPVGGAFAEGSLVKDFYTGNTARVRDGQVRMTPDDNAEGLLLLEPVDETVHAFTWAGATVYFAVTDRFANGRADNDINYGRQKDGKDEIGTFHGGDFAGLTQKLDYLADLGVNALWITPPFEQMHGWVGGGDRGDFRHYGYHGYYALDFTVPDANFGTREEFRTLVQQAHQRGIRVVMDVVMNHPGYSSLQDMQTFNFGALHSGFEKHLPEHWGDWRPESWENHHAYHAFIDYDHADWRNWWGKDWVRAGIADYDTPPSASVDPVRGSLAFLPDFKTESTNPVELPVFLRNKESSRAEHLDNATVREYLITWLTDWVREFGVDGFRVDTAKHVEPDAWRELKARAQEALDDYRERHPDTALPSEEFWMVAEVFPHSVRKTGYFDAGFDAVINFDLQAEAKAGARCLQAMEPVYREYADKLHGDDPFNVLSYISSHDTKLFAQIAGDDNTLKKRAAAALLFTPGAVQLFYGDESGRAFGPTGSDPHQGTRSAMNWQAIEAGEVSDILNHWRTLGQFRQRHPAIGAGEHKLISQQPYVFSRQHGDDTVVIAFGSGN; the protein is encoded by the coding sequence ATGGTTCACATTACTTCGCCGCTCAAACGCCCGCTTCTGCTGTCTGCCTTTCTTGGGCTTGCTGGTTGTGCCACCACTGTCGACGGGCCGGCTCAGGCCATTCCCGGCCCTCCGGCGCTCAATGATAGCAACGTTTTCTGCGAGGCTTCCCGGACTGAGTTGGTAATTCCGGTCGGCGGGGCCTTTGCCGAGGGCTCTCTGGTGAAGGATTTTTACACCGGCAACACCGCCCGCGTTCGCGATGGCCAGGTCAGGATGACTCCAGACGATAACGCCGAGGGTCTTCTATTGCTGGAGCCGGTAGACGAGACGGTACACGCCTTTACCTGGGCTGGCGCCACCGTCTACTTCGCGGTGACCGACAGGTTTGCCAACGGCCGCGCCGATAACGACATCAACTATGGCCGGCAGAAAGACGGAAAAGACGAGATTGGCACCTTCCATGGTGGCGATTTCGCCGGCCTGACCCAGAAACTGGATTACCTGGCTGATCTGGGCGTCAACGCCTTGTGGATTACCCCACCCTTCGAGCAGATGCACGGATGGGTTGGCGGCGGTGATCGGGGCGACTTTCGGCACTACGGCTACCATGGCTACTACGCCCTGGACTTCACGGTACCAGATGCGAATTTTGGCACCCGGGAGGAATTCCGGACGCTGGTGCAACAGGCCCATCAACGGGGTATCCGGGTGGTCATGGATGTGGTGATGAACCACCCCGGCTACAGCTCGCTTCAGGATATGCAGACCTTTAACTTTGGCGCCCTGCACTCGGGTTTTGAAAAGCACCTGCCGGAGCACTGGGGTGACTGGCGCCCGGAGTCCTGGGAAAACCATCATGCCTATCACGCCTTCATCGATTACGATCACGCGGACTGGCGTAACTGGTGGGGCAAAGACTGGGTGCGGGCCGGTATCGCCGATTACGACACGCCACCCAGCGCATCCGTCGACCCGGTACGTGGGTCCCTCGCCTTTCTGCCGGACTTCAAGACCGAATCGACCAACCCCGTGGAGCTGCCCGTCTTCCTGCGCAATAAAGAGAGCAGCCGGGCGGAACACCTGGACAACGCTACTGTTCGCGAGTATCTGATTACCTGGCTCACGGATTGGGTAAGGGAGTTCGGTGTTGACGGTTTTCGCGTAGACACGGCCAAGCATGTAGAACCCGACGCCTGGCGTGAACTGAAAGCGCGGGCGCAGGAGGCCCTGGACGATTACCGCGAGAGACACCCGGACACTGCCCTGCCCTCCGAAGAATTCTGGATGGTCGCCGAAGTGTTTCCGCACTCGGTTCGCAAGACCGGCTACTTTGACGCAGGCTTTGATGCTGTCATCAACTTCGATCTGCAGGCAGAGGCCAAAGCAGGCGCCCGATGCCTGCAGGCCATGGAGCCAGTCTACCGCGAATACGCCGATAAGCTGCACGGCGATGACCCGTTCAACGTGCTGAGTTACATTTCGTCCCACGACACCAAACTGTTCGCCCAGATTGCCGGTGATGACAATACGCTGAAAAAACGCGCGGCCGCTGCCCTGTTGTTCACGCCAGGGGCAGTCCAGCTGTTCTACGGTGACGAGTCCGGCCGTGCCTTTGGCCCCACCGGCTCTGACCCTCATCAGGGCACCCGCTCTGCCATGAACTGGCAGGCCATAGAGGCTGGTGAGGTTTCCGACATCCTGAACCACTGGCGCACCCTGGGTCAGTTCCGCCAACGCCACCCCGCCATCGGTGCCGGGGAGCATAAGCTGATCAGCCAGCAACCTTATGTGTTCTCACGACAGCATGGGGATGACACGGTGGTCATCGCGTTCGGGAGCGGGAATTGA
- the malE gene encoding maltose/maltodextrin ABC transporter substrate-binding protein MalE, producing the protein MNRRTFIRSTLAASVMAATLGAGSPAFAGIEEGKLLIWINGDKGYNGLQEVGDWFTEETGIPVEVAHPDSATDKFQQSAATGNGPDIFIWAHDRFGEWAQSGIISEIQPSQNVIDANYDFTWEAVTVDGKMYGYPMAVESIGLIYNRDLLPEPPASFEDIPAIHKKLAEDGKRAILWDYNNTYFTWPMLAAAGGYIFGENGDGSVNVKDTGVNNDGAMKGAKALAMLIEEGVMPRGADYSAMESSFNKGETAMMINGPWAWANLRKSGINFGVATIPAIDGKPGKPMVGVMAATLNSASPNKDLAVEFLENYALSVKGLKMVNDDVPLGAVANREFMEELSSDDNIKATFENARLGEPMPNVPAMGAFWSSMGPALQNITSGRQSVEDALNSAAQRITR; encoded by the coding sequence ATGAATCGTCGAACTTTTATTCGCAGCACGCTCGCCGCTTCGGTAATGGCCGCCACCCTGGGCGCCGGATCACCCGCATTCGCGGGTATTGAAGAAGGCAAACTGCTGATCTGGATTAACGGTGACAAAGGCTACAACGGCCTGCAGGAGGTGGGCGACTGGTTCACCGAAGAGACCGGCATTCCGGTGGAGGTGGCTCATCCGGACAGCGCCACCGACAAGTTCCAGCAATCGGCCGCGACCGGAAACGGCCCGGACATTTTCATCTGGGCCCACGACCGTTTCGGCGAATGGGCGCAGAGCGGCATTATTTCTGAAATCCAGCCCTCCCAGAATGTCATTGATGCCAACTACGACTTTACCTGGGAAGCCGTCACCGTCGACGGCAAGATGTACGGCTACCCGATGGCCGTTGAGTCCATCGGCCTGATCTACAACCGGGATTTGCTGCCGGAGCCGCCCGCCTCGTTTGAAGACATCCCCGCGATTCACAAGAAACTGGCAGAGGATGGCAAGCGAGCCATCCTGTGGGATTACAACAACACCTACTTCACCTGGCCGATGCTGGCCGCCGCTGGCGGTTATATCTTTGGCGAGAATGGCGACGGTAGCGTTAATGTGAAGGATACCGGCGTGAACAACGACGGTGCCATGAAAGGTGCCAAGGCCCTGGCGATGCTGATCGAGGAGGGCGTCATGCCCCGTGGGGCAGATTACAGTGCCATGGAATCCTCGTTTAACAAAGGCGAGACGGCGATGATGATCAATGGCCCCTGGGCCTGGGCCAACCTCCGCAAGAGCGGTATCAATTTTGGGGTGGCTACCATTCCGGCGATTGACGGCAAACCTGGCAAGCCCATGGTTGGTGTAATGGCCGCCACTCTGAATTCTGCAAGCCCCAATAAGGACCTGGCCGTTGAGTTCCTTGAGAACTACGCGCTGTCGGTGAAAGGCCTGAAGATGGTGAACGACGATGTTCCCCTGGGTGCTGTGGCCAACAGGGAATTCATGGAGGAACTGTCCTCCGATGACAACATCAAGGCTACCTTCGAGAACGCCCGCTTGGGTGAGCCCATGCCTAACGTACCGGCCATGGGTGCGTTCTGGTCTTCCATGGGGCCGGCACTTCAGAACATTACCTCTGGACGCCAGTCCGTGGAAGACGCCCTCAACTCCGCGGCCCAGCGCATTACCCGCTGA